From bacterium (Candidatus Blackallbacteria) CG13_big_fil_rev_8_21_14_2_50_49_14, one genomic window encodes:
- a CDS encoding flavin-nucleotide-binding protein: MCSDAFHAGERKIQAEYGLSEKMQAIGATVLRPFLPEQHRRFFETLPWVFLGAEDREKFVWASLRIGSPGFVSTPNPRLLRIQSLPFVQDPLSELQVGQDLGILGLEFETRRRNRVSTQVVEAGPEELCLSVRQSFGNCPKYIQIRTLCPVSRNPVQAKCLDFNTLAPQQRELIENSDCFFIASVYQAGKNLPSEGADLSHRGGKPGFVRVESQETLLFPDFSGNRFFNTLGNIVMDPRVGLLFLDFVSGDLLFLSGRAEIIGSGPELQAFQGAERLIRFRLARGRMLEKALPWSWDLGEASPALAFTGSW, from the coding sequence ATGTGCTCTGACGCTTTTCATGCGGGTGAGCGCAAAATTCAGGCTGAATATGGACTGAGTGAGAAAATGCAGGCGATTGGGGCTACCGTTCTGCGCCCCTTTCTGCCTGAACAGCACCGCAGGTTTTTTGAAACCTTGCCCTGGGTTTTTCTTGGCGCAGAAGATCGTGAAAAGTTTGTCTGGGCCAGTTTGCGGATCGGTTCGCCTGGTTTTGTTTCAACCCCCAATCCGCGTTTGCTCAGGATTCAGTCTCTGCCTTTCGTGCAGGATCCGCTGTCAGAGCTGCAGGTCGGGCAGGATCTGGGGATACTGGGGCTGGAGTTTGAAACCCGACGTCGCAACCGTGTCAGTACGCAGGTTGTTGAGGCTGGGCCGGAGGAACTCTGTCTTTCGGTACGCCAAAGTTTTGGCAATTGTCCCAAATACATTCAGATCCGCACACTCTGCCCAGTTTCTCGAAACCCAGTTCAGGCAAAATGTCTGGATTTTAATACGCTTGCCCCCCAACAGCGTGAACTGATTGAAAACAGCGACTGTTTTTTTATTGCCAGTGTTTATCAGGCGGGAAAAAACTTGCCCAGTGAAGGGGCTGATCTTTCGCATCGCGGCGGGAAACCTGGCTTTGTGCGTGTCGAAAGCCAAGAGACTTTGCTCTTTCCAGATTTCAGTGGCAATCGCTTTTTTAATACCTTGGGAAATATTGTGATGGATCCCCGCGTGGGTTTGCTTTTTTTGGATTTTGTCTCGGGTGATTTGCTTTTTTTAAGCGGCAGGGCTGAAATTATTGGGTCTGGGCCTGAACTCCAGGCCTTTCAAGGGGCCGAGCGATTGATTCGTTTTCGCCTGGCCAGGGGACGCATGCTTGAGAAAGCCCTTCCTTGGTCCTGGGACTTGGGAGAAGCTTCCCCGGCCTTAGCATTTACTGGCAGCTGGTGA